In Shewanella sp. GD04112, the sequence AGGCGGCTTTTTCAGTTTTAAAATCGATACTGGATATAGCGTGCCGCCATTACCTAAAGTGGCGTACATCCGCGCCAGTTGCAACGTGGTGGCCGTTAGGCCGTAGCCGAAAGATAAGGTGGCGCGCTCGAAATCAGACCAACGGTGGCGGTCTTGGATCAAACCCGCGCTTTCACCCGTGAGGTTAATCCCCGAGAAGCTGCCTAAGCCCATGGATTGATAGGTGCCTAATAACTGCTGCACTGGAATCGACAGAGCGAGTTTACTGATCCCCACGTTACTGGATTTCGCCAGAATACGTGCCAGTGTCATATCGCCATAGTTAGTTGCATCACGAACTTGGCGGCCGCCTAAACGCATCCAGCCAGGAGAAGTTGGGATCACATCGGTAGACTTAACCGTGCCCGCTTCTAACGCTGCAGCCACCACAAAAGGTTTAATGGTCGAGCCAGGTTCAAAGGTATCCGTCATGGCGCGGTTACGCATTCTGAAGGTTTGCAGATTGTCGCGCGAATTAGGGTTGTAGGATGGCGTATTCACCATGGCTAAAACTTCGCCAGTGTGGATATCGAGCACCACAATCGAGCCAGAGGTCGCTTGGTTCATCTCTGTGGTGCGCTTTAACTCACGGTAGGCAAGTTGTTGAATACGTTGATCGATACTCAACACTAAATCATTTGGACTCTCGCCTTCCTGTACGATATCGAGACGCTCAACCACATGACCATCGCGGGATTTACGCACTTTTTGTTTAGATGGTGTACCAGTAAGCCAACTGTTGTAGGCGTTTTCGACCCCTTCAATACCGACATCGTCGATATTGGTAATGCCGATTAGCTGGGCGGTGATCTCACCACCAGGGTAGTAACGGCGGGACTCGGACTTTAAAAACACCCCAGGCAATTTAAGCTGAGTGATGTAGTCTGCCACCGCAGGCGTGACTTGGCGTTTCAGATAGGTAAAACGTTTGGTTGGATTGCTACGCACCTTTTCGAGCACATCTTCCACGGGTTCGTGCAATACGTCCGCCAACGCTTGCCAGCGGCGCATATCGGTAAAACCATTGTTATCATTGACTTGTTTAGGGTCGGCCCACACGGCACGCACCGGCACACTCACCGCCAGCATATCGCCGTTACGGTCGGTGATTAAGCCACGCTGCACCTCACGACTGGTGGTACGCAGGGTACGCATGTCGCTCTCGTGACGCAGCTTATCGGGCTCGATAATTTGAATATAAGCAGCACGACCCACAAGGCTCGAAAACATCGCAAATACAAAGCCAACCACGACGTATAAACGCCAGTGGATCAGTTGTGGCTTTTGCTTTTTGCTGGCCTGTTTGGTTTTTGCTTGCCTAGTCATATCTTCCCTATGTTCACGGCACCTTTACCACAACTTCTTCGCTGGGTAAGGGTCGACTCATGTTGAGATCCTTTGATGCAATCCGCGTGATCCGGCTGTGCTCGGTCTGGGATTGCTCTTCCAATAATAAATTGCGCCACTCGATATCTAACCTGTCACGCTCCTGCAACAGCAGATCCCATTGGGTGGTGAGCTTACGGCTCACATGGCTGGTATACACCACAGCCACAGCATTACTGAGCACGAGTAGTGCGAGTAACAAGATCCATTTGTGTTGCCACAGGTCGTTTAACACAATCCGTGGCAGATTTAATGAGGGCTTACTCACTTTGTTTGCCCTCTAGTAATCTAATCGCTCGGCAATGCGTAACACTGAGCTGCGCGCTCTGGCATTGCGTTCAATTTCCTCATCGGAAGGCATAATCGCCTTGCCTATGGCGCGTAATTTACGCGACTTGTTAATTTGATCTTCGGTGATAGGCAAACCATGAGGCACGCTCTCACCTTGGCTATGGCGACGAATAAAACGTTTTACGATGCGATCTTCCAGAGAGTGGAAGCTGATAATCGATAAACGTCCCTGCGGCGCGAGTACGGTTAATGCACCTTCAAGCGCTTGATCAATTTGATCTAACTCACTGTTGATATAGATGCGGATCGCCTGAAACACCCGGGTCGCGGGGTGTTTGTTACGTTCTTTATTTTTAGTGATCCGCGCAATCAAATCGGCTAAATCTTTGGTACGTAAAAACGGGGTCTTATCACGGTCGGCCGCAATACAACGGGCAATATGGCGAGCATTTTTCTCTTCGCCATAGGTTTTAAATACCCAGGCCATATCTTCAATTTCCGCGCGTGCTAACCACTGGGCCGCCGTTTCGCCTTGGCTGTTATCCATGCGCATATCGAGCGGACCATCGCGCAGGAAGCTAAAGCCACGTTCGGCATCATCGAGCTGCGGTGAAGACACGCCTAAGTCGAGTAACACGCCATCAATCTTGCCAACCAGACCAAGCTCTTCGACGTAATCTGCTAACTGGCCAAAACCGCCATGTACGATTTGAAAACGGGGATCATCGGCAAATTGTTTTGCCGCTTCAATGGCCTGAGGATCACGATCGATCGCAATCAGACGTCCGTTTTCACCCAGTCTTTGCAGTACTTGTCTTGAATGACCACCGCGGCCGAACGTGCCATCGATATAGATGCCATCGTCTTTGATGTTCAAACCGCCGACCGTTTCTTCGAGCAGAACGGATAAATGGGCAAATTCTTGACTCATTACTCTCTTCTTATTTAGTTATGCGACTCGTTAGAGTGAAAAATCCGCCAGACGCTCGTTATTCGCGAGCTCCTCGCTTCGAATCGTTTCCTGACACTCATCAATTTGCTGTAGCCAAGCTTGCTCATCCCACAGCTCAAACTTGTTTAACTGTCCCACCAGCATGATGCGCTTATCTAAATTGGCATATTGCCTTAGCGGCGGTGGCAGTAATATGCGCCCGTTGCCATCGAGTTCGACCTCATGGGCATAACCCAGCAACATGCGCTTAAGGGATCGTTGGGTTTTGTCGGTATCTGAAAGCTTGAGTAACTTAGCTTCGATCAATTCCCACTCGTGGATGGGATAAAGGAGTAAACACGCAGATTGAATATCGACTGTGATGACGATGCGGCCTTGGTGCTCTAGCTGCAAAGGTTCGCGGTATCGCACTGGAATAGCGATCCGTCCCTTTGTATCTAAGTTGATAGCACTGGCTCCACGAAACACGCTAATTCATCCTATCCTTTGATTTTTGATCCACAAATATCCACTATTTCCCACAAATGCTAAGTTTAGGGATAGTAGACAAGCATTGTCAAGGGATGGGATCCTTTTATAAAGCCAGTCGGCAAGCGGGTTAGCAGCATGTTGAGCCCATAACTTAGCGACAAAGTTTTGACAAAAAGATCAGCGAAAAATCAGCTAAACGATGGAAAGCGCAGGAATAAAATGCGAACAAAAAAGCAGCAGCCTTTTGCTTTCAGGCAGTTGCAATGCAATATTTGCCATAACGTTTCGCTAAATGTGGGATTTTCCCGTTAGACAAATCACGCTAGACTCACAAAACACAACAAAATAGACTCATTTTTTACATTCGCATAAGCTTATAGATCGTCAATTTCTAGCATAAATCGCTGAAATATTATTTTTGATTGCGGATTTATTCTGCAATTTAGGAAGGCTTTTATTTCACGATTGCGAGGAAGATCAAAACTCCCGCGGGATAAACTCAAAGAATAACGTTATGACAGCGACTCAGATCCGTACCTGCCACAAGTGGTTTGCACTGATAACCGCCATTCAATTGCTGATCTGGCTAGGAACGGGTACCTACATGGTGCTGATGGATATAGAGTTTATTCGCGGCAAACCACTGGTAGATAAGGCAAGTACGGCGATATTCCAAGTGGATGCGCCCGCCTACAGCTTTACAGACTTTATTAAGGCACATCCCGATGCGACGGATATCAGCCTGTATGCGAATCAAGGCACACTCTACTATCGCGCCAATATCGCGGGAAAATTACAACGCTTTAGCAGTGAGACGGGCGAAGTATTACCACTGCTTGATAAACAGCAGGCGCTCGAGGCTGCGCAGCGAGTCTATACGGGTCAGGCTAAATTTATCGGCTCGACATTCATTGAGCAGAACGCTCCGAGTGAAATCCCTGCCCGCGTGCTCCCGGTTTGGCAACTGACGTTAGACGATGCCATGCACTCGACACTCTATATCTCGGCAGTCACTGGACAAGTGGTCAGCGCGCGCCATGATTATTGGCGACTCTTCGATGTGATGTGGATGCTGCATATTATGGACTACGAGACGCGGGAGAATGTGCATAATCCGTTACTTACGCTAATGACTAGCCTCGCCCTGTTGACCGCACTCTTTGGTATCGCCTTGGCCTATATCAGTTTTCGAAACCAAAATCGTGAGGAGGCTGTATGAGCTTCTCGACTCTTCGCCATACCAGCACCGCTGGCAGCAAGCATTCCATCAGCTTACTACTGCAAACCTTACATAAATGGCTCGGACTTATCGTTGGCCTGCAATTATTGATTTGGGTCGTGACTGGACTCGCCTTTAACCTAATTGACGATAGTTTTTTGGACGCGAACCCATATCGCGCCACTCATAAAACGGCGAGCCCCACTACTGCACTCGCCCCCACGGAAAACCTACTGCAACAATATCAAGCAGAAGGCATTATCGAACTTAAGCTAACCTCAGTGCTGAGCCGCGCCGTGTATGCCCTCACTACAACTCAGCAAACTCGCTGGTTTTGGGCGGACTCACTCAAGCCGCTATCCTTGAACGATGCTGAGATAGTCGCGATTGCCAAACAGAGCTACTCGGGCTCAGGTGAACTCAGCGCACCGCAAATCCTCACCCGCGAAACACCATTCGATGCCAGTGGCCCAGTTGCCATGCTAACAGCCGCAGATGAAGTCGGAACGCGGATTTATATCGATACCGCCTCGGGTGCGGTTCTTGCTCACAAAAATCGCCAATCGGATCTTAAGGATCTGCTCTTTATGCTGCATTTTATGGATTATGCTCCCGATAATGGCATTGGTTTTAATCACTTATTGGTACAAGTTGTCAGCATTGCCGCGCTGTTGTTAGGTCTTTCGGGGATTTACATCCTTGGGCATAAATTCCATCAAGGTCAGTTATCCCTGCCATTCTTGAGGCGCAAAAACTCCATAGGAAAACTGGCGCTTTTTACTCAAGACACTCAGCCGCTCGCCGAATTCACCGATCTCAATGGCACTTATTTAGAGAGCATTAATCGAGGGCGTGAAAGATTGAGAACCCAATGCGGCGGTGGCGGACGCTGCGGTCTGTGTAAACTCAGGTTTGTCGAGCAGCCACCCAGCCCCAATGATTATGATCTGGATAAACTCACCGCCACAGAGCTAGCACAAGGCATTCGCCTAAGCTGCCAACACGAGGCACATCCTGGCAAACTTGAATTAGCCACCAAAGCCCAGCACAGATATTGGCCACAGTCAGAACAGTAAAGGAGTGTCGCCTACAGGCTTAAATCGGCGTATAGTCTAAATATTAAGCAACTCCGGCCGATAAGCAGCTAAGAGGTCATCAATTAAGGAGGCGCTATGAGTGGATTGGACAGTCTTTACGCTATGCTGGCACAGCCAGCAAAACCCGTATTTACCCCCAAGCGGGTCGTCGATCAGGTTAGCGGTGCGACCGCCAATGCGCCCGATAGCCATGAAACCCCGCAGTCGCAATTACCGCCCACCTTAGATGTGAAAGTCAGAGAAAGACGCAAAAACAACAACGCCAGTCGCAATAAAAAACGCCGCGCATCGGACAAACAGCAGGATTTAAAAGAGGGTGTGGTGCTAGAAGTCACTGACGATACCGCTGACACAGCACAATCGTCCAGCAAACACATCATCGATATCGAAGTTTAACTTACTGCGATTAAATGAATAAGGCGCAACCTGAGGGTGCGCCTTATGTGTTTCAAGCCTAAAAAAAACTAAGAACGGGTTCTGGCCACCGCATCTTGCCAGCCCGCATATAACCGCTCCCTTTGACTCGCATCAATATTCGGTTTGAAGTGTTTATCGATACAGGCCTTATGCTTAAGTTCGGTCACTGATGTCCAAAAGCCAACCGCCAGTCCCGCTAAAAAGGCTGCGCCAAGCGCGGTAGTCTCACACACGCTCGGTCTTAAAACTTCAACGTCGGTGATAT encodes:
- a CDS encoding peptidoglycan glycosyltransferase FtsI — translated: MTRQAKTKQASKKQKPQLIHWRLYVVVGFVFAMFSSLVGRAAYIQIIEPDKLRHESDMRTLRTTSREVQRGLITDRNGDMLAVSVPVRAVWADPKQVNDNNGFTDMRRWQALADVLHEPVEDVLEKVRSNPTKRFTYLKRQVTPAVADYITQLKLPGVFLKSESRRYYPGGEITAQLIGITNIDDVGIEGVENAYNSWLTGTPSKQKVRKSRDGHVVERLDIVQEGESPNDLVLSIDQRIQQLAYRELKRTTEMNQATSGSIVVLDIHTGEVLAMVNTPSYNPNSRDNLQTFRMRNRAMTDTFEPGSTIKPFVVAAALEAGTVKSTDVIPTSPGWMRLGGRQVRDATNYGDMTLARILAKSSNVGISKLALSIPVQQLLGTYQSMGLGSFSGINLTGESAGLIQDRHRWSDFERATLSFGYGLTATTLQLARMYATLGNGGTLYPVSILKLKKPPEGERVISQEVAHDVLQMMVGVTEKGGTGTLAHIDGYPVAGKSGTSRKAVAGGYGDDYVALFAGVAPVNNPKLAIVVVVNEPKGDLYYGGSVAGPAFAKVMSGALQMLNVEPISDKEQVQLAGLAGRTE
- the ftsL gene encoding cell division protein FtsL, whose translation is MSKPSLNLPRIVLNDLWQHKWILLLALLVLSNAVAVVYTSHVSRKLTTQWDLLLQERDRLDIEWRNLLLEEQSQTEHSRITRIASKDLNMSRPLPSEEVVVKVP
- the rsmH gene encoding 16S rRNA (cytosine(1402)-N(4))-methyltransferase RsmH codes for the protein MSQEFAHLSVLLEETVGGLNIKDDGIYIDGTFGRGGHSRQVLQRLGENGRLIAIDRDPQAIEAAKQFADDPRFQIVHGGFGQLADYVEELGLVGKIDGVLLDLGVSSPQLDDAERGFSFLRDGPLDMRMDNSQGETAAQWLARAEIEDMAWVFKTYGEEKNARHIARCIAADRDKTPFLRTKDLADLIARITKNKERNKHPATRVFQAIRIYINSELDQIDQALEGALTVLAPQGRLSIISFHSLEDRIVKRFIRRHSQGESVPHGLPITEDQINKSRKLRAIGKAIMPSDEEIERNARARSSVLRIAERLDY
- the mraZ gene encoding division/cell wall cluster transcriptional repressor MraZ; translated protein: MFRGASAINLDTKGRIAIPVRYREPLQLEHQGRIVITVDIQSACLLLYPIHEWELIEAKLLKLSDTDKTQRSLKRMLLGYAHEVELDGNGRILLPPPLRQYANLDKRIMLVGQLNKFELWDEQAWLQQIDECQETIRSEELANNERLADFSL
- a CDS encoding peptidase codes for the protein MTATQIRTCHKWFALITAIQLLIWLGTGTYMVLMDIEFIRGKPLVDKASTAIFQVDAPAYSFTDFIKAHPDATDISLYANQGTLYYRANIAGKLQRFSSETGEVLPLLDKQQALEAAQRVYTGQAKFIGSTFIEQNAPSEIPARVLPVWQLTLDDAMHSTLYISAVTGQVVSARHDYWRLFDVMWMLHIMDYETRENVHNPLLTLMTSLALLTALFGIALAYISFRNQNREEAV
- a CDS encoding PepSY domain-containing protein, encoding MSFSTLRHTSTAGSKHSISLLLQTLHKWLGLIVGLQLLIWVVTGLAFNLIDDSFLDANPYRATHKTASPTTALAPTENLLQQYQAEGIIELKLTSVLSRAVYALTTTQQTRWFWADSLKPLSLNDAEIVAIAKQSYSGSGELSAPQILTRETPFDASGPVAMLTAADEVGTRIYIDTASGAVLAHKNRQSDLKDLLFMLHFMDYAPDNGIGFNHLLVQVVSIAALLLGLSGIYILGHKFHQGQLSLPFLRRKNSIGKLALFTQDTQPLAEFTDLNGTYLESINRGRERLRTQCGGGGRCGLCKLRFVEQPPSPNDYDLDKLTATELAQGIRLSCQHEAHPGKLELATKAQHRYWPQSEQ